The sequence below is a genomic window from Cedecea neteri.
TCCTGGTCGGAAATGCCTTCGCGGGCGTCGATAACCAGCAGCACAACGTTCGCGTCTTCAATAGCCTGCAGGGTTTTGATTACCGAGAATTTTTCTACCGTGTCGGTAATTTTCCCACGCTTACGCACGCCCGCGGTATCGATCAGCACGAATTCACGCTCGTCGCGCTCCATCGGGATATAGATACTGTCGCGGGTGGTGCCCGGCATGTCATACACAACAACGCGTTCTTCGCCGAGGATACGGTTAGTTAGCGTGGACTTACCTACGTTAGGGCGGCCAACGATAGCGAGCTTGATCGGCAGATCCTGAGGATTGAAGGCTTCTTCTTCCTCTTCTTCCTCAAACTCTTCGTCATCGGACACGATGCCGTTTTTGGCGTTAAATGCGGCCCAGTAGGCTTCGTCTTCGTCCATCTCTTCCGGCTGTTCGCGCGGGTCGATATCGTCCATCCACGGCACCAGAACGTGTTCCAGCAGGCTGGTCACGCCGCGGCCATGGGAAGCCGCAATCGGGTGGATTTCACCGAGCCCCAGGGAGTAGAAGTCAATCACCGCCTGGTCCGGGTCGAGACCATCAGTCTTGTTCGCCACCAGGAAAGTTGGCTTCTGGCGGGAGCGCAGGTGCTGAGCGATGGCCTCATCGGCAGGCATCAGGCCCGCGCGCGCATCCACCATGAACAGCACAACATCCGCCTCTTCAATCGCCAGCAGCGACTGTTCGGCCATGCGCGTTTCCACACCGTCTTCGGTGCCATCGATACCGCCGGTATCAATACAGATAAACTCGCGGCCTTCGACTTCCGCACGACCGTACTTGCGATCGCGAGTCAGCCCCGGAAAATCCGCAACCAGCGCATCGCGGGTACGCGTTAAGCGGTTAAACAGGGTCGATTTACCGACGTTAGGGCGCCCAACAAGCGCGACCACAGGTACCATTATAAAAGCCTCATTACTCAAAATTTATTAGTAAAACAGCGTCAATTTTCGGCTGTTTTTAAAAAGCCAAAACGGCTCCCGAACTACGGGAACCGTTTCAAACGTGACGATTATCCGACAAGTTTAGCGTTTGATGGCGTACAGCGTGCCGTCTTTTGCCTGGATAAGCAGTTTGTCGCTGGCAACCACTGGCGTCGTCTGGAAGCCGGAGCTGTCCACTTTCTGCTGGGCAACAAAGCGCCCATCATCGTTGTTGATCCAGTGCATGTAGCCTTCGCTGTCGCCAACGACCAGGTAGCCATTGTACAGCACTGGCGCGGTCAGGTTGCGGTGCAGCAGATCGCTTTGCGTCCACAGCGTTACGCCGCCGTCTACATTCAGCGCCACAACGCGGTCATTCTGATCCACAAGATAAATGCGGTTCCCGTCCACGATGAAGTCGTTCACCGAGCCCATCTCACGTTTCCACATGATCTGGCCGGAACGCAGATCCAGCGCCGTCAGGTTGCCGTTGTAGGCCAGCGCATAAACCACACCATTCACGATAACCGGCGTGGTATCCACGTCGCTCAGGCGGTCGATTTCTGTCGCGCCAGTCGCCTGGGAGATACGCTGCTGCCAGATAAGCTGGCCCTGCTGCATCAACACGGCGCTCACGCGACCGTTATCTCCGCCGACAATAGCAGCGCCAAAGGCAGTGGCCGGAGCCGATTCACCGCGCAGAGACAGCGCAGGCATATCGAGGTTAACGCTCCATTTTACCGCGCCATCGGCTTCGTTCAGCGCCTGCAGCATACCGTTGCTGGTATGAATCAGCACTACGCCGTCGCTCACGACCGGACGAGACAGCGCTTCACCAGCTACTTTTGCCTGCCAGGCGATGCTGCCGTCGGAAGTGTTCAGGGCGAAGACTTTCGCTTTTTCGGTGCCGACATAAACGTGGCCGCCGTCAACGGTCAGGCCGCCAGACAGCAGCGCAGGGATATTGCTGGAGAAGAAGCCGGTTTTCTCAGAGAGATCGACCTTCCACTCTTCTTTGCCGTCGTCCGCATTCAGCGCTTTCACGGTACCGCGACGGTCAGCAGCATAGATGGTGCTGCCCTGCCATGCCGGATGCAGGTTAGAGTAGAAATCACCGATTCCATCACCTACGGACGTACTCCACGCTTTTGTCGGAGTGAACTGATTTTCCACCGTTGGCAGCGGGGACATTTTAACCACATCTTCTTCGCCGCTGAACAGGGAGCAGCCGCTGAGCAGCGTCAAGGAGAGCAGCCCAGGCACAAATAGTTTACGCAATTGCATCGGGTCCCTCTTAGCTGGACAAATTATTGATTTTCATCTGCATCATTTCACGCAGGGCCGGAGAAGCATTGGTCTGTGAACCTTTGCTCCACGCATCACGAGCGCCCTGCTTATCCCCTTTACTGAGCAGCGCTTCGCCGCGCAGGTCGGCAACCATCGCTACCCAGCCTTCGCCTTTTACGCTATCCAGGGTTTTCAGCGCAGCATCAGCCTGTTTCTGCTGAATCTGAACGCGAGCCAGACGCAGATTGATTAGCGCCTGCATGTTCGCATCTTTGGTGCTGCTAAGGCCGTTTTGCAGCTGCGTTGCCGCTTTATCCAGCTCGTTTTTATCCACGAACTGCTGCGCCAGCTCTAACGCCGCCAGCGCGCCGTAGGTGTTTTTGTTGTCAGCGGCAAATTTCTCGACCGCTTCCAGCGTTTGCGGCTGGTCTGCTTTCACCGCGCTGGTCACATTCTGGTAAGCCAGGGAGGCTTCACGCATGGAGTCGTCCTGATGGCCGTTCCAGTAACGCCAGCCCACCAGAGCGCCGATACCCAGCACAACCCCGACTACCAGCGCTTTGCCGTTTTCCGCAAAGAAGCGTTTAACCGCTTCCATCTGATCGTTTTCGTTCTCGTAAACTTCCACGCAGTCCTTCTCCTTAACGAATAATCACCGGGTAATTAACCCAGTAACGCCTGCAGATGGGCGGCAGCGTCGGCTTGCGCGACGTTTTGTTGCTCACCTGTGCGTAAATCCTTAACCACGACTTCGCCTTTAGCGACTTCATCTTCACCCAGCACCAGTGCGACGCGAGCGCCCCACTTGTCGGCACGAACGAACTGCTTCTTGAAGTTACCGCCGCCGTAGTTAGTCATCAATTTCAGGGTCGGCACCTGGTCACGTAGCTTTTCAGCCAGCAGCATTGCCGCGCCCTGCGTCCCCTGACCTGAAGATATCAGGTACATATCGACAACGGATTCTGCTTTAAATTCAGGATTAATCGCCTGAACTAATAAAACAAGGCGCTCAAGGCCCATGGCAAAGCCAACCGCTGGCGCCGCGCGTCCACCAAGTTGCTCTACCAGACCATCATAGCGGCCACCGGCACACACAGTGCCCTGAGAGCCCAGGCTGTTGGTCACCCACTCGAACACGGTGCGGTTGTAGTAGTCCAGGCCGCGAACCAGACGCTGGTTAACGGTGTAAGCAATGCCAGCGGCATCCAGGAATTGGCACAGACCAGCGAAGTGCTCGCGCGACTCTTCATCGAGGTAATCGCCCAGTTGAGGCGCGTCGTTCAGCAGAGCCTGAACGTCCTGATTTTTAGAGTCCAGCACGCGCAGCGGGTTGCTGTACATGCGGCGTTTGCAGTCTTCGTCCAGCTTCTCTTTATGCTGTTCCAGGAAAGCAACCAGCGCATCACGGTAGTTAGCGCGCGCTTCCAGAGAACCGATGGAGTTCAATTCCAGGCTTACGTACTGGTCAATACCCAGCGCGCGCCACCAGCGAGCGGTCAGCATGATAAGCTCGGCGTCGATATCCGGGCCGTTCAGGCCGAACACTTCCACCCCCAGCTGATTAAACTGGCGGTAACGCCCTTTCTGAGGACGTTCGTGGCGGAACATCGGCCCGATGTACCACAAACGCTGTTCCTGATTGTACAGAAGACCATGTTCGATACCGGCACGCACGCAGCCCGCGGTGCCTTCAGGACGCAGGGTCAGGCTGTCGCCGTTGCGATCCTCAAAGGTATACATCTCTTTTTCAACCACGTCGGTGACTTCACCGATAGCGCGTTTGAATAACGGGGTCTGCTCTACAATCGGCAAACGGATTTCGCTGTAACCGTAGCTCGCGAGCACCTGCTTAAGAATGCCTTCAATACGCTGCCAGATGGCGGTTTCGCCCGGCAGGTAATCGTTCATGCCGCGAATGGCTTGAATATTTTTTGCCACGTTTGTTCTCTGCTTTATATACAAAAAATGAACCCGAAATCAGGCCACTTACTCAGGTAAACGGCCGTGCGGGCTCAATCATACACGGGAAGCCCTGTGCTTCCCATGCTTCGCATTATTTTTCCAGCTGTTGGATATCAATACGCTGTTTTTCATCCAGCATGCTGGCTTTGGCACGAATACGCGCTTCAAGCTGCGCAATCATGTCGTCGTTGTCCATACGATCTCGCTGGCGAACGCCATCTTCGTAGAAACCACTTTTTTTATTGCCGCCGGTTACCCCAAGCGTGGAAACCAGCGCTTCACCCGGGCCGTTCACCACACAGCCGATAATCGAAACGTCCATCGGAGTGATAATGTCTTCCAGGCGCTGCTCCAGGGCGTTTACCGTCCCAATAACGTCAAACTCCTGACGTGAGCAAGTTGGACAGGCGATAAAGTTGATCCCACGGGAGCGAATGCGCAGCGACTTAAGGATGTCGAAGCCCACTTTGATCTCTTCCACCGGATCCGCCGCCAGAGAAATACGCAGCGTGTCGCCGATCCCTTCAGAGAGCAGCAGCCCGAGGCCGATAGCGGATTTTACAGAACCCGCGCGCGCGCCGCCCGCTTCGGTGATCCCGAGGTGCAGCGGCTGATCGATCTGTTTTGCCAGTAGGCGATAAGACTCAACGGCCAGGAATACGTCCGACGCTTTTACGCTCACCTTAAACTGATCGAAGTTGAGGCGATCGAGATGATCGACGTGGCGCATGGCGGATTCGAGCAGCGCCTGAGGCGTCGGCTCGCCGTATTTTTCCTGCAGATCTTTTTCCAGAGAACCGGCATTCACGCCGATACGGATAGGAATGTTTTTATCGCGTGCGCAGTCAACCACCGTGCGAATACGCTCTTCGTTGCCGATGTTGCCGGGGTTAATACGCAGGCAATCAACGCCGTATTCCGCGACTTTAAGCGCAATACGGTAATCGAAGTGGATATCGGCGACCAGCGGGACGCTGACCTGCTGCTTGATAAGCTTAAACGCCTCTGCGGCGTCCATTGTCGGCACGGATACGCGAACGATGTCGGCACCCACGCGTTCTAATGCTTTGATTTGATTAACCGTAGCTTCCACATCGGTGGTACGCGTATTGGTCATCGACTGAACGGCGATAGGGGCACCATCGCCGATTGGCACATTACCGACGTAGATCCGCTTGGATTTGCGACGTTGGATGGGTGCGGCATTATGCATGGTAAATCTCCACAATTACGCGTCTGAACTGGCGCTGATTATTCAGCACCGACAGTGAGACGTGCAACCTGGTTAGTTCTGATAAAGCGACTCAGGTCCACAGGTTTACCCTGATATTGAACCTGTACTGCTGACGGTGCGCCAATTTTCAGTTTATAAGGCGCTTTACCCGCTAAATCGAGCTTCGCATCTTTGCGCTGCAGGCCGCTAAACAGCTTTTTGCCGCTGGCGTCGGTCACTTCCAGCCAGCAGTCTGCAGTGAAGTGCATAGACAGCCCTTGAGAGGCATCCGCAGTCTGATTCACGCCAGCCTGGTCGGTTGGCAGTTGGCCTGCGGTTGGCGCTGGCGTTGTCTGCGCGTTATCAACAGGTGCCTGGCTTGGCGCCACAACGGCAGATTGCTGAGCCGCATCTGCAGCAGCGGTTTGCTGAGCTGGCGCAGAAGAAGAAGCGGTGTTCTCCACTGGCGTAGGCAGTTCAACAGGTTGCGCAGGCGTTGATGTAGTAGATGCTGCATCGGCAGGCGTATCACTGCCGGTGTTCAGCGGCACAGACTGGCCGCCGCTGGTTGAAAGTTCGGTGGAAGATTGATCGGCCATGGTCGACAGCTCTTCCTGCTGCGCTTTGTGATTTTGCCACCACCATGCGCCAGTCAGGCCAATCACCACGAACAGAATCAGCCAGGTAAAGCTCATCAGCCAGCCGTCGCGCTTTTTACGACGCTTACCAAGAGAGAAGCTTTGCATCGGCTCAACTTTGGCCGCCTTAATCGGCGCCTGTTTAGCCATCATCGGCAACAGCTCTTCTTCAGGAATATGAACCAGTCGCGCATAAGAGCGGATATAGCCACGCAGGAAAGTAGACGCCAGCTCGGCAGGCGCCTTGTCGTCTTCAATATCCCTGACGGTGGAAACTTTCAGGCACAGGCGTTCAGCTACAGCCTGCTGGCTGAGCCCCATTTGCTC
It includes:
- the der gene encoding ribosome biogenesis GTPase Der; amino-acid sequence: MVPVVALVGRPNVGKSTLFNRLTRTRDALVADFPGLTRDRKYGRAEVEGREFICIDTGGIDGTEDGVETRMAEQSLLAIEEADVVLFMVDARAGLMPADEAIAQHLRSRQKPTFLVANKTDGLDPDQAVIDFYSLGLGEIHPIAASHGRGVTSLLEHVLVPWMDDIDPREQPEEMDEDEAYWAAFNAKNGIVSDDEEFEEEEEEEAFNPQDLPIKLAIVGRPNVGKSTLTNRILGEERVVVYDMPGTTRDSIYIPMERDEREFVLIDTAGVRKRGKITDTVEKFSVIKTLQAIEDANVVLLVIDAREGISDQDLSLLGFILNSGRSLVIVVNKWDGLSNEVREQVKETLDYRLGFIDFARVHFISALHGSGVGNLFESVREAYDSSTRRVSTALLTRIMNMAAEDHQPPLVRGRRVKLKYAHAGGYNPPIVVIHGNQVKDLPDSYKRYLMNYFRKSLDVMGTPIRIQFKEGENPFAGKRNTLTPNQMRKRKRLIKHIKKSK
- the bamB gene encoding outer membrane protein assembly factor BamB, whose product is MQLRKLFVPGLLSLTLLSGCSLFSGEEDVVKMSPLPTVENQFTPTKAWSTSVGDGIGDFYSNLHPAWQGSTIYAADRRGTVKALNADDGKEEWKVDLSEKTGFFSSNIPALLSGGLTVDGGHVYVGTEKAKVFALNTSDGSIAWQAKVAGEALSRPVVSDGVVLIHTSNGMLQALNEADGAVKWSVNLDMPALSLRGESAPATAFGAAIVGGDNGRVSAVLMQQGQLIWQQRISQATGATEIDRLSDVDTTPVIVNGVVYALAYNGNLTALDLRSGQIMWKREMGSVNDFIVDGNRIYLVDQNDRVVALNVDGGVTLWTQSDLLHRNLTAPVLYNGYLVVGDSEGYMHWINNDDGRFVAQQKVDSSGFQTTPVVASDKLLIQAKDGTLYAIKR
- a CDS encoding YfgM family protein produces the protein MEVYENENDQMEAVKRFFAENGKALVVGVVLGIGALVGWRYWNGHQDDSMREASLAYQNVTSAVKADQPQTLEAVEKFAADNKNTYGALAALELAQQFVDKNELDKAATQLQNGLSSTKDANMQALINLRLARVQIQQKQADAALKTLDSVKGEGWVAMVADLRGEALLSKGDKQGARDAWSKGSQTNASPALREMMQMKINNLSS
- the hisS gene encoding histidine--tRNA ligase, with protein sequence MAKNIQAIRGMNDYLPGETAIWQRIEGILKQVLASYGYSEIRLPIVEQTPLFKRAIGEVTDVVEKEMYTFEDRNGDSLTLRPEGTAGCVRAGIEHGLLYNQEQRLWYIGPMFRHERPQKGRYRQFNQLGVEVFGLNGPDIDAELIMLTARWWRALGIDQYVSLELNSIGSLEARANYRDALVAFLEQHKEKLDEDCKRRMYSNPLRVLDSKNQDVQALLNDAPQLGDYLDEESREHFAGLCQFLDAAGIAYTVNQRLVRGLDYYNRTVFEWVTNSLGSQGTVCAGGRYDGLVEQLGGRAAPAVGFAMGLERLVLLVQAINPEFKAESVVDMYLISSGQGTQGAAMLLAEKLRDQVPTLKLMTNYGGGNFKKQFVRADKWGARVALVLGEDEVAKGEVVVKDLRTGEQQNVAQADAAAHLQALLG
- the ispG gene encoding flavodoxin-dependent (E)-4-hydroxy-3-methylbut-2-enyl-diphosphate synthase, giving the protein MHNAAPIQRRKSKRIYVGNVPIGDGAPIAVQSMTNTRTTDVEATVNQIKALERVGADIVRVSVPTMDAAEAFKLIKQQVSVPLVADIHFDYRIALKVAEYGVDCLRINPGNIGNEERIRTVVDCARDKNIPIRIGVNAGSLEKDLQEKYGEPTPQALLESAMRHVDHLDRLNFDQFKVSVKASDVFLAVESYRLLAKQIDQPLHLGITEAGGARAGSVKSAIGLGLLLSEGIGDTLRISLAADPVEEIKVGFDILKSLRIRSRGINFIACPTCSRQEFDVIGTVNALEQRLEDIITPMDVSIIGCVVNGPGEALVSTLGVTGGNKKSGFYEDGVRQRDRMDNDDMIAQLEARIRAKASMLDEKQRIDIQQLEK
- the rodZ gene encoding cytoskeleton protein RodZ; translated protein: MNTEATNESNAAQTTGQRLRNAREQMGLSQQAVAERLCLKVSTVRDIEDDKAPAELASTFLRGYIRSYARLVHIPEEELLPMMAKQAPIKAAKVEPMQSFSLGKRRKKRDGWLMSFTWLILFVVIGLTGAWWWQNHKAQQEELSTMADQSSTELSTSGGQSVPLNTGSDTPADAASTTSTPAQPVELPTPVENTASSSAPAQQTAAADAAQQSAVVAPSQAPVDNAQTTPAPTAGQLPTDQAGVNQTADASQGLSMHFTADCWLEVTDASGKKLFSGLQRKDAKLDLAGKAPYKLKIGAPSAVQVQYQGKPVDLSRFIRTNQVARLTVGAE